A region from the Natronoarchaeum mannanilyticum genome encodes:
- a CDS encoding DoxX family protein, which produces MSTKTQNRLESRYAGINLEGRPHALSAWFVVALRVVIGGMILFAGLGKVAEWPFDAAGYLAHGVDPASPASGLFAAMAGNAALMEVVNVVVPVTQLLIGVALIAGAFVRLAALGGAMQMALFYLGGWTGDWLALFDSTLIYGVVFLAVAAFGAGRILGLDRYIERIDVGGEALIERYPALRYVLG; this is translated from the coding sequence ATGTCCACCAAAACTCAAAACAGACTCGAAAGCCGCTACGCCGGAATCAACCTCGAAGGACGGCCCCACGCCCTGTCGGCGTGGTTCGTCGTCGCCCTGCGAGTCGTCATCGGCGGGATGATCCTCTTCGCCGGGCTCGGCAAAGTCGCCGAGTGGCCGTTCGACGCCGCCGGCTACCTCGCGCACGGCGTCGACCCCGCCAGCCCCGCGAGCGGGCTCTTCGCCGCGATGGCCGGCAACGCCGCGCTGATGGAGGTCGTCAACGTGGTCGTCCCGGTCACCCAACTGCTCATCGGCGTCGCGCTGATCGCCGGCGCCTTCGTCCGACTGGCCGCGCTGGGCGGCGCCATGCAGATGGCGCTGTTCTACCTCGGCGGCTGGACCGGCGACTGGCTCGCTCTGTTCGACTCGACGCTGATCTACGGCGTCGTGTTCCTGGCCGTCGCGGCGTTCGGCGCGGGGCGGATCCTCGGGCTGGACCGCTACATCGAACGGATCGACGTCGGCGGCGAGGCGCTGATCGAGCGCTACCCCGCGCTGCGGTACGTCCTCGGCTGA
- a CDS encoding DEAD/DEAH box helicase → MEVAEVLPDFADAFAFEEFNEMQREAYRPILESDENVVASAPTGSGKTALAELAICKALEEGGTALFIAPLRALTNEKESDWERFEALDFSVYVVTGERDLNPRRAERADILVMTPEKADSATRKHDTRRYSFITDVDVCVIDEVHLLDSEKRGSVLEVTISRLRRLCDPRIVALSATMPNVDDVAAWLDAPDETTFQFGDEYRPVDLHADVRTYTHGENSFADKYRRLYRALDLAEPHIEEDGQALVFVSSRQDTVQAAKKARDEIAERDLSMGARGDYDFHTETQKLENDTLRQSALDGVAFHHAGLSKNDKDLIEEWFKQGHIQLLFSTSTLAWGVNLPARCVVIRDTKYHDPLEGEVDMSPLDVLQMLGRAGRPGYDDVGYGWIVCDRSDADKYRKLLRDGKEIESRLAEDLEAHLNAEIAMGTIDDVDDVVEWVETTFYYRRAQTVPEQYGFGDVDADGEKFEEALREQVSDALAGLEERGFVETQGLRVDSTALGTLASKYYLRLDTAKRFHEVATGGEIDVDAVLEAVATASEFDSVNARSAERDAISAVLSGKTVGDVDAGQRKVLAILHSSMTGSTPADLSSDAWVIRQNAVRLLSSLQAFFGRFADPRAANLARRVEARLENGVSSDAVGLTAVDGIGSGRASKLASEGMTTPADVQSAGVDGLVAAGLSEGVAERVVESAGELPVVGIEWGSFPDSIAQGDNEMCEVTVTNSGGGAQAGVRVTVNGVEMTATEAYLSQPVEVPVGVFGGSESPMEFTVEVCFPELPLLPVRDSRTVRVE, encoded by the coding sequence ATGGAGGTCGCCGAGGTTCTCCCCGACTTCGCGGACGCTTTCGCCTTCGAGGAGTTCAACGAGATGCAGCGCGAGGCGTACCGCCCGATCCTCGAGTCCGACGAGAACGTCGTCGCCAGCGCGCCGACCGGCAGCGGCAAGACCGCCCTCGCCGAGCTGGCGATCTGCAAAGCCCTCGAAGAGGGCGGGACGGCGCTGTTCATCGCGCCGCTCCGGGCCCTGACCAACGAGAAGGAGTCGGACTGGGAGCGCTTCGAGGCGCTCGATTTCTCGGTGTACGTCGTCACCGGCGAGCGGGACCTGAACCCGCGGCGCGCCGAGCGCGCCGACATCCTCGTGATGACGCCCGAGAAGGCCGACTCGGCGACCCGCAAACACGACACGCGCAGGTACTCCTTTATCACGGACGTCGACGTCTGCGTGATCGACGAGGTCCACCTGCTGGACTCCGAGAAGCGCGGCAGCGTGCTGGAGGTGACGATCTCGCGGCTCCGTCGGCTCTGCGATCCCCGGATCGTCGCGCTCTCCGCGACGATGCCCAACGTCGACGACGTGGCGGCGTGGCTCGACGCCCCCGACGAAACGACGTTCCAGTTCGGCGACGAGTACCGTCCCGTGGACCTGCACGCCGACGTGCGCACGTACACCCACGGCGAGAACTCCTTCGCCGACAAGTACCGACGCCTCTACCGGGCGCTGGATCTCGCGGAGCCCCACATCGAGGAGGACGGCCAGGCGCTGGTGTTCGTCTCCTCGCGTCAGGACACCGTCCAGGCCGCAAAGAAGGCTCGCGACGAGATCGCCGAACGCGACCTGTCGATGGGCGCTCGCGGCGACTACGATTTTCACACCGAGACGCAGAAGCTGGAAAACGACACCCTCCGGCAGTCGGCGCTCGACGGCGTCGCCTTCCACCACGCCGGGCTCTCGAAGAACGACAAGGATCTGATCGAGGAGTGGTTCAAGCAGGGCCACATCCAGCTGCTGTTCTCGACGTCGACGCTCGCGTGGGGCGTCAACCTCCCCGCGCGCTGCGTCGTTATTCGGGACACGAAGTACCACGACCCCCTGGAGGGCGAGGTCGACATGAGCCCGCTGGACGTGCTCCAGATGCTCGGACGCGCGGGCCGGCCGGGCTACGACGACGTGGGGTACGGCTGGATCGTCTGCGACCGCTCGGACGCCGACAAGTACCGCAAACTGCTCCGGGACGGCAAGGAGATCGAGTCCCGCCTCGCGGAGGACCTGGAGGCCCACCTCAACGCCGAGATCGCGATGGGGACGATCGACGACGTCGACGACGTGGTCGAGTGGGTCGAGACGACCTTCTACTACCGGCGCGCCCAGACCGTCCCCGAGCAGTACGGCTTCGGCGACGTGGACGCCGACGGCGAGAAGTTCGAGGAGGCGCTCCGCGAGCAGGTCAGCGACGCGCTCGCGGGGCTGGAGGAACGGGGCTTCGTCGAGACCCAGGGACTGCGCGTCGACTCGACGGCGCTGGGGACGCTGGCCTCGAAGTACTACCTCCGGCTCGACACCGCAAAGCGGTTCCACGAGGTGGCGACCGGCGGCGAGATCGACGTCGACGCCGTGCTCGAAGCGGTCGCGACGGCCAGCGAGTTCGACTCGGTCAACGCCCGCTCGGCCGAGCGCGACGCCATCTCCGCGGTGCTCTCTGGCAAGACGGTCGGCGACGTCGACGCCGGCCAGCGCAAGGTGCTCGCGATCTTGCACTCCTCGATGACCGGCTCGACGCCCGCCGATCTCTCCAGCGACGCGTGGGTGATCCGCCAGAACGCGGTGCGGCTGCTGTCGTCGTTGCAGGCCTTCTTCGGGCGGTTTGCGGATCCCCGAGCTGCCAACCTCGCGCGGCGCGTCGAGGCGCGCCTGGAGAACGGCGTCAGCTCGGACGCGGTGGGGCTGACGGCGGTCGACGGCATCGGCTCGGGGCGCGCGAGCAAGCTGGCCTCGGAGGGCATGACGACGCCCGCCGACGTCCAGTCGGCCGGCGTCGACGGTCTGGTGGCCGCGGGGCTCTCCGAGGGCGTCGCCGAGCGCGTCGTCGAGTCCGCCGGCGAGTTGCCGGTAGTGGGGATCGAGTGGGGGTCGTTCCCGGATTCGATCGCGCAGGGCGACAACGAAATGTGCGAAGTGACGGTGACGAACTCGGGCGGCGGCGCGCAGGCCGGCGTGCGCGTGACGGTCAACGGCGTCGAAATGACCGCGACGGAGGCGTATCTCTCGCAGCCCGTGGAGGTGCCGGTGGGGGTGTTCGGCGGGTCGGAAAGCCCGATGGAGTTCACCGTCGAGGTGTGTTTCCCCGAACTTCCCTTACTGCCCGTTCGGGACTCCCGGACCGTTCGGGTGGAGTGA
- a CDS encoding HAD family phosphatase: MKAVLFDMDGVLVDSEEYWVALEEEEVLPEAVGEGVVDDEEITGMNYREIHGYLDDHYGEHLDIGREQFETYYEDAADDLYSERVELIEGFEKLADDLRDRGVRTAVVSSSPLDWIGIVVDRFEIGEHFDALVSGDEIEGPSKPEPEVYEIAAAEVGVDPADCVAVEDSENGVEAANRAGMTSVGYRTEINQGMDLSKADHVAEGPEELRGLLLELTS, encoded by the coding sequence ATGAAAGCAGTCCTGTTCGACATGGACGGCGTCCTCGTCGACTCCGAGGAGTACTGGGTCGCGCTCGAAGAGGAGGAGGTCCTCCCCGAGGCCGTCGGCGAGGGCGTCGTCGACGACGAGGAGATCACGGGCATGAACTACCGGGAGATCCACGGCTACCTCGACGACCACTACGGCGAGCACCTCGACATCGGCCGCGAGCAGTTCGAGACCTACTACGAGGACGCCGCCGATGATCTCTACAGCGAGCGCGTCGAGTTGATCGAGGGATTCGAGAAACTTGCCGACGACCTGCGCGACCGCGGCGTCCGCACGGCGGTCGTCTCATCCTCGCCGCTGGACTGGATCGGCATCGTCGTCGACCGCTTCGAGATCGGCGAGCACTTCGACGCGCTGGTCAGCGGCGACGAGATCGAGGGGCCGAGCAAGCCCGAACCGGAGGTGTACGAGATCGCCGCCGCCGAGGTCGGCGTCGACCCCGCCGACTGCGTCGCCGTCGAAGATTCCGAGAACGGCGTCGAGGCGGCCAATAGGGCAGGGATGACCAGCGTCGGCTACCGAACCGAGATCAACCAGGGGATGGATCTCTCGAAGGCGGATCACGTCGCCGAGGGACCCGAAGAACTGCGCGGCCTGTTGCTGGAACTGACGAGCTGA
- a CDS encoding DUF91 domain-containing protein: MSQTTDAHPRDPTRSIRVLAGECTTIYDGDQREEHRGHVAVVVKPDNTVLVHDADGYQPVAWLTRADAVSCARDGGFSLTAQSGDEHLRVVGHTEDGYGSYPATEAGRPVGECPDCERTLVRAGGAVNCLGCGERYGLPAGANVRSETCDCGLPRMRVERGVPFDLCLDRECESLDAAVREEFDRAWDCPDCGDDLRILRRGGLLAGCDSHPDCEASFAIPAGTVVGTCPCGLPLFDAGSRNRCLDSTCERVERAD; the protein is encoded by the coding sequence ATGTCCCAGACAACGGACGCCCATCCCCGCGATCCGACCCGCTCGATCCGCGTGCTGGCCGGCGAGTGTACCACCATCTACGACGGCGACCAGCGCGAGGAGCACCGCGGCCACGTCGCGGTCGTCGTCAAACCCGACAACACCGTGCTGGTCCACGACGCCGACGGCTACCAGCCCGTGGCGTGGCTCACCCGCGCGGACGCCGTCTCCTGCGCGCGTGACGGCGGGTTCTCTCTCACGGCGCAGTCCGGCGACGAGCACCTGCGCGTCGTCGGCCACACCGAGGACGGCTACGGGAGCTACCCCGCGACCGAGGCCGGCCGTCCCGTCGGCGAGTGCCCCGACTGCGAGCGCACGCTCGTCCGCGCTGGCGGCGCGGTCAACTGCCTAGGCTGCGGCGAGCGCTACGGGCTGCCCGCCGGCGCGAACGTCCGATCGGAAACCTGTGACTGCGGCCTCCCGCGGATGCGCGTCGAGCGCGGCGTCCCGTTCGACCTGTGTCTCGATCGCGAGTGCGAGTCGCTCGACGCCGCCGTCCGCGAAGAGTTCGACCGCGCGTGGGACTGTCCCGACTGCGGCGACGATCTGCGAATCCTCCGGAGAGGCGGCCTGCTCGCTGGCTGTGACTCCCATCCCGACTGCGAGGCGAGCTTCGCGATCCCCGCCGGCACGGTTGTCGGCACCTGCCCCTGCGGGCTGCCGCTGTTCGACGCCGGCAGCCGAAACCGCTGTCTCGACTCGACGTGCGAGCGCGTCGAGCGCGCGGACTGA
- the endA gene encoding tRNA-intron lyase, whose protein sequence is MHGHRRDGVVRVAEDARQRFYDARGYGYPLDGDEIALAPVEAAHLLFRGDLDAVDGEGFREFLASADADGFGLRFLVYADLRARGFYLSPARDRWTPDAVDTEHVDFVVYPRGKDRHAGEVAYRIRVVGERERLPASSLGDCTLAIVDEESEITYFETSRPDPSGSTTVDLPEGVPTALFDDRAICWEPPKRLHQSGFYGQPLAGREPADEQGLQLSLVEAAQLSAAGAIDVPGGYDAVVERGRAVEGERFDRRLRTYAVLRERGVVPKTGFKFGADFRTYADVESVEELSHSERLVRVLPPGYAFAPRDLSLDVRLAHGVRKEMVFALPDGDELAWLGVERITP, encoded by the coding sequence ATGCACGGCCACCGCCGGGACGGCGTCGTCCGCGTCGCCGAGGACGCCCGCCAGCGCTTCTACGACGCTCGCGGGTACGGCTACCCCCTGGACGGCGACGAGATCGCGCTCGCCCCCGTCGAGGCGGCCCACCTCCTGTTCCGGGGCGACCTCGACGCGGTCGACGGCGAGGGGTTCCGGGAGTTCCTCGCGAGCGCCGACGCCGACGGGTTCGGGCTGCGATTCCTGGTGTACGCCGACCTGCGCGCCAGGGGGTTCTACCTCTCGCCCGCTCGCGACCGATGGACGCCCGACGCCGTCGACACCGAGCACGTCGACTTCGTCGTCTACCCGCGCGGGAAGGATCGCCACGCCGGCGAGGTCGCCTACCGGATCCGCGTCGTCGGCGAGCGCGAGCGCCTCCCCGCGAGCTCGCTGGGCGACTGTACGCTCGCGATCGTCGACGAGGAGAGCGAGATCACCTACTTCGAGACGAGCCGTCCCGACCCCTCGGGATCGACGACCGTCGACCTGCCCGAGGGCGTCCCGACGGCGCTGTTCGACGACCGGGCGATCTGCTGGGAACCGCCGAAACGGCTCCACCAGAGCGGGTTTTACGGCCAACCCCTCGCGGGGCGCGAACCGGCCGACGAGCAAGGTCTGCAGCTCTCGCTGGTCGAGGCGGCCCAGCTTTCCGCCGCGGGCGCGATCGACGTACCCGGCGGCTACGACGCCGTCGTCGAGCGCGGCCGCGCGGTCGAGGGCGAGCGGTTCGACCGCCGGCTCCGGACGTACGCCGTCCTGCGCGAGCGCGGCGTCGTCCCCAAGACCGGGTTCAAGTTCGGCGCCGACTTCCGGACGTACGCGGACGTCGAGTCGGTCGAGGAGCTGAGCCACTCCGAGCGCCTCGTCAGAGTGTTGCCGCCGGGCTACGCGTTCGCGCCGCGGGACCTCTCGCTGGACGTGCGCCTGGCCCACGGCGTCCGCAAGGAGATGGTGTTCGCGCTCCCCGACGGCGACGAGCTGGCGTGGCTCGGCGTCGAGCGCATCACGCCCTGA
- a CDS encoding DUF2270 domain-containing protein, with protein MGDDERSDSDDADPTSQSLRELGSEMGLGSIVAHLYRGEMDRVINWRTRLDSTTNFAVTVIGAVLAYAFSGQGAGHTVVLVGIMIGTVFLLIEARRYQLYDVWRSRARVLQENLFANALDPSAGVEQRDWRAELSRDYRQPSAKMAYHVAVAHRLRRVYLPLLGGLGAVWLFRLAAYGDDGLVDSAAIEGVSGTIVLGTVAAFYAALLGLAIAADTRGETSGSDHAQLDRRR; from the coding sequence ATGGGAGACGACGAGCGAAGCGACTCGGACGACGCCGACCCGACGAGTCAGTCGCTGCGCGAGCTCGGCAGCGAGATGGGGCTTGGATCGATCGTCGCACATCTCTACCGCGGCGAGATGGATCGGGTCATCAACTGGCGCACCCGGCTGGACAGCACGACGAACTTCGCGGTCACCGTGATCGGCGCCGTGCTGGCCTACGCCTTCTCCGGGCAGGGCGCCGGCCACACTGTGGTCCTCGTCGGCATCATGATCGGGACCGTGTTCCTGCTGATCGAGGCCCGTCGCTACCAGCTCTACGACGTCTGGCGCTCGCGGGCCCGGGTGCTCCAGGAGAACCTGTTCGCGAACGCGCTCGATCCCTCGGCGGGCGTCGAGCAGCGCGACTGGCGCGCCGAGCTGAGTCGGGACTACCGGCAGCCGTCCGCGAAGATGGCGTACCACGTTGCCGTCGCCCACCGACTCCGACGTGTCTACCTCCCGCTGCTGGGCGGGCTGGGCGCGGTCTGGTTGTTCCGCCTCGCCGCGTACGGGGACGACGGACTGGTCGACTCCGCCGCCATCGAGGGCGTGTCGGGGACGATCGTGCTCGGCACCGTCGCGGCGTTCTACGCGGCGTTGCTGGGGCTCGCGATCGCGGCCGACACGCGCGGCGAGACGAGCGGGAGCGACCACGCGCAGCTCGACCGGCGTCGGTGA
- a CDS encoding tryptophan--tRNA ligase, whose amino-acid sequence MSRDTDPREASESSSEQPSSDGERWRSDADASPTAYTDGGAAAGADEVALDPWGSSSVADYRKLFEDFGIEVFEELLDGVPSPHYLMRRGVIFGHRDYEPVAEAMREGEPFAALSGFMPTGDPHIGHKLVFDEIIWHQERGGDAYGLIADLEAHSARGMTWDEIDEHARDYVLSLLALGFDPEEGTLYRQSDNREVQDLAFELGVEANFSELGSIYGFDGETDVSHMQSVVTQMADILYPQVADEPKPTVIPVGPDQDPHMRLARDLAARTRYFGVTEAYASFEATPTERRLIGEAYNDLGGEDARTDDDAEDVRCEDAADWLREHEPAPDDARQTAIEKLDAAGMEPVRPRVRFLDQHAPEDAFEALIEAIDGEKRVYDAHIDTFELTREEADELAREVELDHGGYGFRPPSSIYHRFMTGLTGGKMSSSIPASHISLLDDPEDGYDKVKSATTGGRQSAEEQREKGGKADECPVYELYAYLLAGEDDEFAKEVYDECVGGERLCGDCKEQAAQLMTEFLEDHQEKRDEWAEKLDELDIDLDSDRKR is encoded by the coding sequence ATGAGCCGAGACACTGATCCCCGCGAGGCCAGCGAATCGTCGTCCGAACAGCCGTCGTCGGACGGGGAGCGCTGGCGCTCCGACGCCGACGCGTCTCCGACAGCCTACACTGACGGAGGCGCCGCCGCGGGCGCCGACGAGGTCGCGCTCGACCCGTGGGGGTCGTCCTCGGTCGCCGACTACCGGAAGCTGTTCGAGGACTTCGGCATCGAGGTGTTCGAGGAGCTACTCGACGGCGTCCCCTCGCCACACTACCTGATGCGCCGGGGCGTGATCTTCGGCCACCGCGACTACGAGCCCGTCGCCGAGGCGATGCGCGAGGGCGAGCCCTTCGCCGCCCTGTCGGGCTTCATGCCGACCGGCGACCCCCACATCGGCCACAAGCTGGTGTTCGACGAGATCATCTGGCACCAGGAGCGCGGCGGCGACGCGTACGGCCTGATCGCCGACCTCGAAGCCCACAGCGCCCGGGGGATGACGTGGGACGAGATCGACGAGCACGCCCGCGACTACGTGCTCTCGCTGCTCGCGCTGGGCTTCGACCCCGAGGAGGGAACGCTGTACCGCCAGTCGGACAACCGCGAGGTGCAGGATCTGGCGTTCGAGCTGGGCGTCGAGGCGAACTTCTCGGAGCTGGGGTCGATCTACGGCTTCGACGGCGAGACCGACGTCTCGCACATGCAGTCTGTCGTCACCCAGATGGCCGATATCCTCTACCCGCAGGTCGCCGACGAGCCAAAGCCCACCGTGATCCCGGTCGGTCCCGACCAAGACCCTCACATGCGGCTGGCGCGGGATCTGGCCGCTCGCACGCGCTACTTCGGCGTCACCGAGGCGTACGCCAGCTTCGAGGCGACGCCGACCGAGCGCCGGCTGATCGGCGAGGCTTACAACGACCTTGGCGGCGAGGACGCCCGCACCGACGACGATGCGGAGGACGTGCGCTGTGAAGACGCCGCCGACTGGCTCCGCGAGCACGAACCCGCGCCGGACGACGCCCGGCAGACCGCGATCGAGAAGCTCGACGCCGCGGGGATGGAGCCCGTCCGCCCGCGGGTTCGGTTCCTCGACCAGCACGCCCCCGAGGACGCCTTCGAGGCGCTCATCGAGGCGATCGACGGCGAGAAGCGCGTCTACGACGCCCACATCGACACGTTCGAGCTCACCAGGGAGGAAGCCGACGAGCTCGCCCGCGAGGTCGAACTCGACCACGGCGGCTACGGCTTCCGGCCGCCGTCGTCGATCTACCACCGCTTCATGACCGGGCTGACCGGCGGCAAGATGTCGTCGTCGATCCCCGCCTCTCACATCTCGCTGCTCGACGACCCCGAGGACGGCTACGACAAGGTCAAGTCCGCCACGACGGGCGGCCGACAGTCAGCAGAGGAACAGCGCGAGAAGGGCGGGAAGGCCGACGAGTGTCCGGTCTACGAGCTGTACGCCTACCTGCTCGCGGGCGAGGACGACGAGTTCGCCAAGGAGGTGTACGACGAGTGCGTCGGCGGCGAGCGGCTCTGTGGCGACTGCAAGGAACAGGCCGCACAGCTCATGACGGAGTTCCTCGAGGACCACCAGGAGAAACGCGACGAGTGGGCCGAGAAGCTCGACGAGCTCGACATCGACCTCGACAGCGACCGGAAGCGGTAG
- a CDS encoding phenylalanine--tRNA ligase subunit alpha: MKLPDAQVAVLETASADDAQTIDAIANATDHKPETITGAAFDLEEQGLVAVESATEDGVELTDEAHRYLDEGLPEVRLYEAALALDADESPVQMGRAIGESGLDGQAVDIALSNYARKGYGSIDSGEITADADADPDSDPEATALAALDRGDADVDDDTLDRLDSRGLVELTERTVRSVRLTDEGVTALMEGVEAAESVGQLTPELLTSGEWRDVEFSEYNVEADAAEVGGGKEHILRQTANRVKDVLVGMGFEEMEGPHVDADFWINDCLFMPQDHPARTHWDRFAMDQPREIDELPADLVDRVEDAHRNGVGPDGDGYHSPWDEDFARALALRGHTTSLSTRYLSGEQVGELEPPQRYFSVEKVYRNDTLDPTHLLEFFQIEGWVMAEDLSVRDLMGTFEEFYAQFGITDLEYKPHYNPYTEPSFELFGTHPETGELIEVGNSGIFREEMLAPLGVEDADVMAWGLSLERLLMLIYGFEDIRDVHGTLCDLELLRDTEVMY; encoded by the coding sequence ATGAAACTCCCGGACGCACAGGTCGCGGTCTTGGAGACCGCGAGCGCGGACGACGCACAGACGATCGACGCGATCGCGAACGCTACCGACCACAAGCCCGAGACGATCACCGGGGCGGCGTTCGATCTCGAAGAGCAGGGGCTCGTCGCCGTCGAGTCGGCGACCGAGGATGGCGTCGAGCTAACCGACGAAGCCCATCGCTATCTCGACGAGGGGCTTCCCGAGGTTCGACTGTACGAGGCAGCGCTGGCCCTCGACGCCGACGAGTCGCCGGTCCAGATGGGCCGGGCGATCGGCGAGTCGGGCCTCGACGGGCAGGCGGTCGACATCGCGCTGTCGAACTACGCCCGCAAGGGATACGGTTCGATCGACAGCGGCGAGATCACCGCCGACGCGGACGCCGACCCCGACAGCGATCCCGAGGCGACGGCGCTCGCCGCGCTCGATCGCGGCGACGCCGACGTCGACGACGACACGCTCGATCGGCTCGACAGCCGCGGGCTGGTCGAGCTCACCGAGCGCACGGTTCGATCGGTTCGACTCACCGACGAGGGCGTCACGGCGCTGATGGAGGGCGTCGAGGCCGCCGAGTCCGTCGGCCAGCTCACGCCCGAGCTGCTCACGAGCGGCGAGTGGCGCGACGTCGAGTTCAGCGAGTACAACGTCGAGGCCGACGCCGCCGAGGTCGGCGGCGGCAAGGAACACATCCTCCGCCAGACCGCGAATCGTGTCAAGGACGTACTGGTCGGGATGGGCTTCGAGGAGATGGAGGGCCCCCACGTCGACGCCGACTTCTGGATCAACGACTGCCTGTTCATGCCCCAGGACCATCCCGCGCGCACCCACTGGGACCGGTTCGCCATGGATCAGCCCCGGGAGATCGACGAGCTGCCCGCGGATCTCGTCGACCGCGTCGAGGACGCACACCGCAACGGCGTCGGGCCTGACGGCGACGGCTACCACTCGCCGTGGGACGAGGACTTCGCGCGGGCGCTCGCGCTACGCGGGCATACGACCTCCCTGTCGACGCGGTACCTCTCGGGCGAGCAGGTCGGCGAGCTCGAACCGCCCCAGCGGTACTTCAGCGTCGAGAAGGTGTACCGCAACGACACCCTCGATCCGACCCACCTGCTGGAGTTCTTCCAGATCGAGGGCTGGGTGATGGCCGAGGACCTCTCGGTGCGTGACCTGATGGGCACCTTCGAGGAGTTCTACGCCCAGTTCGGCATCACCGACCTGGAGTACAAGCCCCACTACAACCCCTACACGGAGCCGAGCTTCGAGCTCTTTGGTACTCATCCCGAGACGGGCGAACTGATCGAGGTCGGAAACTCGGGGATCTTCCGCGAGGAGATGCTCGCCCCGCTGGGCGTCGAGGACGCCGACGTGATGGCCTGGGGGCTCTCCCTTGAGCGCCTGCTCATGCTGATCTACGGCTTCGAGGACATCCGGGACGTCCACGGGACGCTGTGCGATCTCGAACTGCTGCGAGACACCGAGGTGATGTACTGA